One part of the Raphanus sativus cultivar WK10039 chromosome 7, ASM80110v3, whole genome shotgun sequence genome encodes these proteins:
- the LOC108834062 gene encoding putative defensin-like protein 162, producing MTKFLCSYLFISMFVLSAFLALPNAQKICRMNPNLRKACSFQECTPLCLQKYNMDGICIGNNKKICTCIYDC from the exons ATGACAAAATTCTTGTGTTCTTATCTGTTCATCTCCATGTTTGTTCTCTCAG CTTTTTTGGCTTTGCCAAATGCACAGAAAATATGCAGGATGAATCCAAACCTTAGGAAAGCATGCAGTTTTCAAGAATGCACACCACTTTGTCTTCAAAAGTACAACATGGATGGAATTTGTATCGGAAATAACAAGAAAATTTGCACTTGCATTTACGATTGTTAA